The Nomia melanderi isolate GNS246 chromosome 4, iyNomMela1, whole genome shotgun sequence genome segment GTTGTACGCTCTGAATACTTGGGGCACCTTGCTGTACACCTTGAAGACCCTGGAGACCCTGCTGTACACCTTGGAGACCTTGTTGCACGCCTTGCAGACCCTGGACGCCCTGTTGTACACCCTGGAGACCGGGGACACCCTGCTGTACACCCTGCACATCCTGCTGTACACCCTGCAGTACACCCTGGAGTCTCTGTTGCACTCCCTGCTGAACAGATTGCAGTCCTTGTTGCACGCCCTTTCGGACACCTTGCAGTCCTTGTACAACCTGCTGTACACCCTGCTGAACACCCTGTTGAACGCCCTGTGGAACACCCTGCTGTCCCTGGAGTCCTTGCAGAGGCTGTTGGATGCCTTGTTGGTCGACCTGTTGTTGCCAGTTAATGGCAAGTCCTGGCTGGATCTGTCCTTGGATCGGTTGGAGAAGCGGGTGCGAGTCTTGGATTGGTATTTGCTGTTGGCTCTGGATGCCTTGTTGCGCTAATTGTTGGTATCCCCATGGTCTGCCAATTTGACGATGGATGTGTCTCGCGCCAGCGCCCTGGCCGACCGGACTCTGAATCTGAGTGTTCGGGTATTGTCCGTGGTATTTGGTGAAGACGTTAGCTTTAAGGTTCCTCACGGCTGTCGAGAAGAAACGAAAGATGTGGTCAGTGAGACTGAACGACAGGTGGTGGTCGAGAGCAAGATTGACTGACTACCTGGGATTTGTTGCTGGGCAGCGGACCAGTTCTCGGGCAGTACTTCCACGTTCTGTTGGATGCCGGGTACGTTGGGCAGTTGGCTTTGCTGTTGCTGCAGTTGCTGGTATTGTTCAGGGTTGACGATCTGGTATTGCTGTTCCTGGTAGGTCAGACTCTGCTGAGGGATCACTGGGCCGCAGGGGACGTTCAATGGACCTGGAGCCGAGATCACGGCGAGCAACTGGAGTGGGAAGCCTTGAGGTTGTCCCTTAGGGATAGACAGTCTAGCGGGGAAGCTGAAGATCTGGTGTGGCTGTAAGtacaatgattttttattactcTGATCGTGTTTGTGAGAACTATATTTATATGATTCCCTAACCTCGGTGATGTAGAACGGTTCCTGGGAGCTGATAGCGCCGTTGACACCCTGTTGGATGCTCTGAACTGATGGCCAGTCGTGACTTAAACCTGGAGCCTGTTGGGAGTTCCTGATAATCACGTTCTGGCCTTGGAGGACTGCAAATCAGAAGTGCGTTAAAGAAACACCGTTCAAACAGGCTGCGAATTTGAGTAACATACTGGAACTTACGGTTGTGAATGAATTGGTCAAGTTGTACGAAGAGCTGCTTGCTCTCGGAGATGCTGATCGGGTTGCCCTGGTAGTCGTATTTTGGTCCAAGGAATACACGTACGACTGCGTTGGGGACAGGTTGTTCGCTGTGAACAGTGATCTGGTACTGGTATGGTTTATGGTCCAATCTCTTCAGATGGGCCAGAATCTTCTGTTGcacctgctgctgctgctgttgctgctgttgttgctgctgctgttgctgttgttgttgctgttgttgcggTTGCTGccactgttgttgttgttgttgttgttgttgttgttgttgttgttgctgttgtttgCCAACTTGAGGAACTACAGACTGGAGGTCAATGTAGAAGTCGTTGAAGAGGGTGACAAGCTGACTGATGTCAACATTCTGGATGGTAACACCAGGGAGGACGAGGTCGTTCCATTGGTAAGCTGGGAGAGACTGTTGGTATTGCTTGTAGAGGTTCATGATTTTCTTGAACAGCTGGTAGAAGGCAGGGTCGTGAACAGCGGTTTGGCCAAGTTCGAGAGCTGATGGTGTGTAGTCCCAGATGTTCTGTACTTCAGGGGCATTTCCAAGCAGTTTGCGGGCAGCAGCTTGGAGGCTTCCGTAGTATCTATTTGGAATTAAGAAGTAAGTATTAGCACACTGGTCAAATTCAATGTATTAAACTACGAAAGAGGAAAAGCTAACCTTGGGTTAATGCTCTTGCCAGTTCCTTCGATCAAGTCACCAAGAATGTTAACACCCTGTGGCTGgtagagagagaggaagatgcCCTGAGGAGTGATCACATGGCCGGAGTCGATAGCTTCCATCAATCTTTGTTGCAAAATGTTGACATGCTGAATCAATTGGCTCTTCAATTTTTGGAATTGGAGATTCTCTGGGCGGCTTGGGAATTCAAGACCATTCAGATTACGAAGGTGTGGTTGGTACAGAGCTTGAATGCTGTTGAAGTCAGTCTCCTGAATGGGGCCAAGTCCGTTGGAAAGACGGTTAAGTTCGTAATGAGCCAAAAGTTGTTGGTGGAGGTGCAAGTATTTAGCTCCATGACCGACGACGCTCTGTTGGCTTGGTCCAACTTGCAAGTATTTGCCTACAATCTGTTGCTGGTACTGTTGTTGAGTCAAgggctgttgctgttgctgttgctgctgctgttgttgttgctgttgctgttgttgtggACCTTGCTGCTCAGAAGACAAATAACGGTTTTATTAATACAAAGGTATGTAACGTGTACCATAGGCAAAGATTTaatgtttttcaattctttactTCTCCCAAGATGTATCCAGCAAGGTCGAGGTAAGCATAGTAAGATGCGAGACCGACGTCCTGAGTGAAATAGGAAAGCTGTTGTTCTTCGTGAGACAGAAGGGCAGAGTAGTTCACTGGAATCAGAATGTTCTGGATGCCTTGTTGCTGAGGTCCTTGAATACCGATATCTTGAGCTTCCTTGATAATTCTGGCATCCAAATGGTTTTGAGGTAAGATTTCATAAGCTGGGGGGAGTATgataccctgagtgtctggacgCGACAAAATAGCACCAACCAAAGCCTAttgaaaacaagaaatatttaatagaatataattttcaagatgctaatgtattttgtaagttttaaaCCAGTTTTATGATGTTTGTATAGATCTAGTACTAAAATCTTCTTTGACTAGTTCTTTTACCTTAACATACTGTCCTTCATTGACATGTACACGAGCCCAGGCAGCAGTCTTCAAGAAAGTTTGGTAGTCCTTGGCACCCATCAAGATTCTGTGAAGAAGGGATACTTCTTTGCGCAGCTCACTGATGGAATTGCTGTAGACAGTGCCCTTTGGTTGAACCAAACCAGCTTGAACAGCGGCAGCAT includes the following:
- the Hex110 gene encoding hexamerin 110 isoform X2, with the protein product MNKQSASHPIVAFTMRCLVVLLAFAALGACSSGKRAADQELLNKQQDVIQLLQSIGQEIPNQQLQQLGVNYDIASNALQYDNPIIVKYYAAAVQAGLVQPKGTVYSNSISELRKEVSLLHRILMGAKDYQTFLKTAAWARVHVNEGQYVKALVGAILSRPDTQGIILPPAYEILPQNHLDARIIKEAQDIGIQGPQQQGIQNILIPVNYSALLSHEEQQLSYFTQDVGLASYYAYLDLAGYILGEQGPQQQQQQQQQQQQQQQQQPLTQQQYQQQIVGKYLQVGPSQQSVVGHGAKYLHLHQQLLAHYELNRLSNGLGPIQETDFNSIQALYQPHLRNLNGLEFPSRPENLQFQKLKSQLIQHVNILQQRLMEAIDSGHVITPQGIFLSLYQPQGVNILGDLIEGTGKSINPRYYGSLQAAARKLLGNAPEVQNIWDYTPSALELGQTAVHDPAFYQLFKKIMNLYKQYQQSLPAYQWNDLVLPGVTIQNVDISQLVTLFNDFYIDLQSVVPQVGKQQQQQQQQQQQQQQQQWQQPQQQQQQQQQQQQQQQQQQQQQVQQKILAHLKRLDHKPYQYQITVHSEQPVPNAVVRVFLGPKYDYQGNPISISESKQLFVQLDQFIHNLLQGQNVIIRNSQQAPGLSHDWPSVQSIQQGVNGAISSQEPFYITEPHQIFSFPARLSIPKGQPQGFPLQLLAVISAPGPLNVPCGPVIPQQSLTYQEQQYQIVNPEQYQQLQQQQSQLPNVPGIQQNVEVLPENWSAAQQQIPAVRNLKANVFTKYHGQYPNTQIQSPVGQGAGARHIHRQIGRPWGYQQLAQQGIQSQQQIPIQDSHPLLQPIQGQIQPGLAINWQQQVDQQGIQQPLQGLQGQQGVPQGVQQGVQQGVQQVVQGLQGVRKGVQQGLQSVQQGVQQRLQGVLQGVQQDVQGVQQGVPGLQGVQQGVQGLQGVQQGLQGVQQGLQGLQGVQQGAPSIQSVQQGVQQGGQQGLQGIQIPGIYPTIQAGQQQIGQQEIIGMHGVQGPWLGHNVASGQLHAGGFQGIYAQPQTVQDKSVSDHFQNQPISDIIGGAISLDGKPLGFPLDRPLTAGALSVPNIFVKDVLVYHEGVPSNEIIE
- the Hex110 gene encoding hexamerin 110 isoform X1, translated to MNKQSASHPIVAFTMRCLVVLLAFAALGACSSGKRAADQELLNKQQDVIQLLQSIGQEIPNQQLQQLGVNYDIASNALQYDNPIIVKYYAAAVQAGLVQPKGTVYSNSISELRKEVSLLHRILMGAKDYQTFLKTAAWARVHVNEGQYVKALVGAILSRPDTQGIILPPAYEILPQNHLDARIIKEAQDIGIQGPQQQGIQNILIPVNYSALLSHEEQQLSYFTQDVGLASYYAYLDLAGYILGEQGPQQQQQQQQQQQQQQQQQPLTQQQYQQQIVGKYLQVGPSQQSVVGHGAKYLHLHQQLLAHYELNRLSNGLGPIQETDFNSIQALYQPHLRNLNGLEFPSRPENLQFQKLKSQLIQHVNILQQRLMEAIDSGHVITPQGIFLSLYQPQGVNILGDLIEGTGKSINPRYYGSLQAAARKLLGNAPEVQNIWDYTPSALELGQTAVHDPAFYQLFKKIMNLYKQYQQSLPAYQWNDLVLPGVTIQNVDISQLVTLFNDFYIDLQSVVPQVGKQQQQQQQQQQQQQQQQWQQPQQQQQQQQQQQQQQQQQQQQQVQQKILAHLKRLDHKPYQYQITVHSEQPVPNAVVRVFLGPKYDYQGNPISISESKQLFVQLDQFIHNLLQGQNVIIRNSQQAPGLSHDWPSVQSIQQGVNGAISSQEPFYITEVRESYKYSSHKHDQSNKKSLYLQPHQIFSFPARLSIPKGQPQGFPLQLLAVISAPGPLNVPCGPVIPQQSLTYQEQQYQIVNPEQYQQLQQQQSQLPNVPGIQQNVEVLPENWSAAQQQIPAVRNLKANVFTKYHGQYPNTQIQSPVGQGAGARHIHRQIGRPWGYQQLAQQGIQSQQQIPIQDSHPLLQPIQGQIQPGLAINWQQQVDQQGIQQPLQGLQGQQGVPQGVQQGVQQGVQQVVQGLQGVRKGVQQGLQSVQQGVQQRLQGVLQGVQQDVQGVQQGVPGLQGVQQGVQGLQGVQQGLQGVQQGLQGLQGVQQGAPSIQSVQQGVQQGGQQGLQGIQIPGIYPTIQAGQQQIGQQEIIGMHGVQGPWLGHNVASGQLHAGGFQGIYAQPQTVQDKSVSDHFQNQPISDIIGGAISLDGKPLGFPLDRPLTAGALSVPNIFVKDVLVYHEGVPSNEIIE